DNA from Alphaproteobacteria bacterium:
AGTCTTACATCAAACAGCAAGAGCAGCTTGACGACCGAGGTTCGGATGAACCAGGTGAATTCTAGTCGTTTAAATCAACCCGGCAGTCTTTAAGACTGCTAAATACCGTCAAGCCCCCGGCTTTGCCGGGGCGTTATGACTTTAATGATTGATTCATTTTGTGTTTTTTAAGCAGGATTCTAACCACTTAAATGATTTTTGGATAATATCTGGTCTTTTTCGAACGTAATGATCCATATCCGGAACACGTAAATAGGTTATATTTGCACCAACGTTTTTTGCTTTTTGCACAAAGGCATCACTCGATTGAATAATCGTATCTTGTGCACCAGCGACAACCAAAAATGGTGTGCGTATCTTTTTGTAATCTGGCAAAGGATAAAGTAAAGCATCAGCATGATATTTATAGCTCATCCCTAAAAAATTTTGATCAACATTTGGATTGCGTATAATAATATTCATACGTGTGTCATAATTTTTTCGTGCTTTAATATCTTCTGAGCAAATACAACAATCACTTAATTTAATATGATGAAGACATTCAGGATTTTCAACAAGTAATTGTTGTGTGAATATCCAAAGCTCTTCGCGCCATGACCAGTCACCCGCACCTGACCAATTCATCGTCGCAATACTAATTTCTGGATAATCTTCTGTAAGACTTGTTACTATTGGGCCGCCCTCTGAAACCCCAAAGAAAATTATTTTTTCATTCCATCCTTTTGGTGGATTCGTTTTTAAATGATTAATTACTGTCTTATGATCTTTTAAACGTTGTGATCGTGTGTAATGATCCATGAATCCTTTTTCGTTAATCTTATTGCCATCAACACCCCATTGTTCTAGCGTTAAAACGCCTGCGCCTAAATCAAGAAATTCTTTTAAGAAATAGCGATGAAAATGGATAATACTTTCGATATTATCTTTGGTTGAAGATCCACCACACATAATAGCAATAGGGTAATTGTTTACGGATGGTTTACTTAAATAGTAAATAATATCAGCTGTATTTTCATCCAAACGTTTTGTTTTAAACCGTGAAGAAGGCGGAATATTATAAGAAGGTATGTCTTCTCTATTGGTAAATTTATAGGGTGTTATTTCATTAGATTCTGATGCACTGACCAACTTCAACGAAAAGACAACGTTTAATAAAATAGATAATAAAACTCTCATGATAGATTCCCATCATTTTTAAATTCTAAAATATCCCCAGGCTGACATTTTAAATGTTCACAAATGTTTTCAAGCGTTGAAAAGCGAATGGCCTTCGCCTTGCCAGTTTTTAAAATCGATAAATTTTGGATCGTAATACCAATTAACTCAGCCAAATCTTGCAATTTCATTTTTCTTTTGGCCAACATCACATCAAGATTCACAATAATACCCATAAAATCCTCCATTATATTGTGAATTGTTGTTCATTATGAAGTTTGCTCGCTTCTACCATTACCCAAGAAATAACAATCACAAGAATGCCAGAAAAGAGAACTTCTATATTAGGTGTTCCAAAAGTAAGCGTAATATAGCGATGACCTGCAGGATTTGAAAATGTAACACCAAGCATCATGAGCGTTTCACTGAGCGGTTTTGCAAGAAGCGCATCAAAAAACATGAGCCAGCCCAAATATTTATAATGATTAGCATTTATCGTATTAAAGACTTCACCTTTTTGATAATTTCGAAAAATAGCTTTGAGAACGAAAAAACTTAAAAATAATGGCAATGTACACAAAATTTGGCTAGCAAAACCAATTATTTTTGACGTAAATGTCCAATTAACGGCACTCAAATAAATCGAACCCTCGGGTGTTTCGACTGGATGATGCAATAACCCTTGCGCTAAAAGATTTTTTATTATGTCTGAATCAATAAAAATCCATTGAATGATAATGAATAGTGGATAAGCTATTATCAATACATTGAAGATGAACAATAGATAAGAACTTACTTTTTGAATTTGTTTCATTGCGATCTCATATAATAACGTTGATGTGATTTACATCTTATCAATCAAATTTTGTATGTCAATAAGTTTTTATCGTTTATC
Protein-coding regions in this window:
- a CDS encoding alpha/beta hydrolase codes for the protein MRVLLSILLNVVFSLKLVSASESNEITPYKFTNREDIPSYNIPPSSRFKTKRLDENTADIIYYLSKPSVNNYPIAIMCGGSSTKDNIESIIHFHRYFLKEFLDLGAGVLTLEQWGVDGNKINEKGFMDHYTRSQRLKDHKTVINHLKTNPPKGWNEKIIFFGVSEGGPIVTSLTEDYPEISIATMNWSGAGDWSWREELWIFTQQLLVENPECLHHIKLSDCCICSEDIKARKNYDTRMNIIIRNPNVDQNFLGMSYKYHADALLYPLPDYKKIRTPFLVVAGAQDTIIQSSDAFVQKAKNVGANITYLRVPDMDHYVRKRPDIIQKSFKWLESCLKNTK
- a CDS encoding helix-turn-helix transcriptional regulator, yielding MGIIVNLDVMLAKRKMKLQDLAELIGITIQNLSILKTGKAKAIRFSTLENICEHLKCQPGDILEFKNDGNLS
- a CDS encoding DUF2975 domain-containing protein yields the protein MKQIQKVSSYLLFIFNVLIIAYPLFIIIQWIFIDSDIIKNLLAQGLLHHPVETPEGSIYLSAVNWTFTSKIIGFASQILCTLPLFLSFFVLKAIFRNYQKGEVFNTINANHYKYLGWLMFFDALLAKPLSETLMMLGVTFSNPAGHRYITLTFGTPNIEVLFSGILVIVISWVMVEASKLHNEQQFTI